Part of the Microtus ochrogaster isolate Prairie Vole_2 chromosome 19, MicOch1.0, whole genome shotgun sequence genome, CAGCAAAGGGTGAGACACACTGTTCCCGCACTATACCCCAACAGTGCCAAGGTGCCCACGGAGGTCTGCAACATGCTGCACACGCTCCCCAAATCCCTCCCTCGGTGACAGCGCGCGCCCGCGGGGGCCCATTACCATCCTGCAGAATGAGGGTGGGTTGCACTGCTTGCACTCGGAACTGCCTGGCCCTCCAGCCAGGGCTGGGGGCCCGCACCACCTCGCTGTCAGAGAGCCAGGTCACGGTCTCAAAGTTGTCCCCGCGAGCGAGGGCCTCGGCTTCGGCGCGGTGCACGGCCACCTGGTCGAACTGGTAGAGACCGCCGGAGTGATCGAAGTGCACGTGGGTGGCCACGGCCAGCAGCGGCCGGCGCCCAGCATCCTCCTTAGCCCCGCAGTCCTGCAAGAGGCCGGAGGAGTAGAGGTACTCCGGGAGGCTGCGCAGCCCCAGGCCCGTGTCGATCACCACGTCCTGCTCCGAGCCGCGCACTAGCCAGATGTTGGCGCGGTTGCCTGACTCGTAGAAGCGTTCTTGAATCCAGAAGATGCCATCGCCCAGAGACTTGTGGGCGTACCACTCGAGCGCGGACATGCTGCTGCGCAGGGGTGCGGCCGGGAGAGGTGGGTGTGCCTCCCACGGGCAGTCCCGGACCCGGCGCTGCCGCAGTGAGCCGCGTACCACTCTCAGCCCCGGAGGAGGCGCGAGCGAGGGGCGGGGATGCGGAAGGGAGCGCGGATAGGACGCGGCGACGCTGTCCCCCGATCGTCCGGTGCGCAGGGCGCAAAggctgcagcccaggctgccgCAGCTTCTGCAGCCGCAGCACCAAGGCAGTAACGCAGGCCGCTGCAGCGGGGCGGAGACACGGGGCAACCCGGGCCAGCTCGGAGGTTCTACTGCAGAGGCTGGGGGTGATGCGTGGGAAGCGCCAGGACCGCCCCCACATGGGCAGTGGGCGCAGCTCACTCGCCGCCCGGGCTCAGAGCGAGGCTGAGCCAGTTGGAGGCTGACTACGGTGCCTGCCAAGGGCTAAAAAGCTCCGTGCCGGGGGTGTGGCCTCACCGGGAGTGGGCGGGGTTCCTAGTGGGCTCGCAGAGCGCTGGGGCCGCGTGTGCAGCACCGTGCGCCCTGCTGGAGAAGTGGAATCCATGGTTCTTGAGTGGCCCGACCACCCGCATCCCCGCCACCTCGGCTGCACAGCGTGCCCAAGCCTCGAGACTAAGTGAGCAGGTAATAGAAAGCTGTCCGGGATTGGGCTGGAGGTGAAGAGATAGAAAGGAGTTGATGAGGGCACGTGGAGAACGTGGTGGACCGGCATCCCGAGCCCAAATTCAGCAAACCTCTGGAGTGACTTGGGAGAGGAACCTTACCTCTCCAAAGCATACTGCTGCCTTCCAAACCCTTTAACGTCTTAGTAGCCAGATCTCTAGTCTCCTCTTGGGGGTGTTCTCAGTGAAGTAGAAGAGTTTATGCTCTTGAGGATACTACAGAAGAATTTAGCAAATCAAGTGATCCTCCCGTTTGGCACTGGTTTGTCGGCAGATTGCTGCTAAGGGCATACCACTCCGCTTCTGTTTTCTTAACTGTTGGCACCCTTGATAATGGGCCAAGGGGTTGTTGAAGGGATTCTTCTTTAAACAGCTCTAAATCCCCGTCAGGTTTTGCGCGGTGTTTTGCTCTTTGAAGAGAGCAGAGATAGCAAAACATAGCTAATGAAGGGTGGAGCACTTTGAGGCGACAGGAAAAGTGGATAATGACTGGGTGTGGCCTTGCGGGCCACTGAAATCGCCCGCACTTTTAACATGAAGTCcttgtgctcccccccccccaagccctgCTAGCTGCATTTATTTAGGGTTCAGAAATTCCCTTGAGAATTTGACGAACCTTCAAAAAGTACAGACCCACGGGACAACATTATAAAGGATAATTAGGAAAATGCTTACTGTGGCAGCTCCTAATACACTTTCCTGGAGGGAGGGTGTGTTCTTCCTACACTCCTGGGAATGTAGCAGGGTGGGAATGCGAGCAGGTTGCTGCCCCTTTGAGTATTTTGCTAATCTCATCTAAGTAGAAGTTATTCAGTTATGCAATTGGAACCATTCTTAGCACTAAATGATGCGTGATGAACAGAAAGCTATATTTCATAAAGTCTGATTTGAGTTCTTAAGAATCTGAGGaagtgctgggcggtggtggtgctcgcctttaatcccagcactcaggtgaggcaggcagatctctgtgagttcaaggccagcctggtctacagagtgacttccaggacaggctccacagcaactgagaaatcctgtctcgaaaagagGAAGCTAATATTGGTATACAAATACTTGTGATATACGGCAACGTGGACGCAGAAATCGGATGCTACGAGGAGGGACTGTTGAGTGACTGCAGCAGCCTTAAAGAAGACGTTGTCAGCAGAGAGGCACAGTGCCTCCTGTACTTGATGCTTCCCTGCAGACGGAAGCCACTAGGTAAAATAGTACAATACCATTACTTGACCATGAGCTCAGCAATAATTCGCCCATAATTATTTGGCTTATGCCAGGCTGCAGTTCCCAGcggttctctttttctacttttcagtaTGACTTTGCTTCTCATCTTTGTTAGATTTACACACGGGTATTACCGAATGAGGCAGGACTTCTTCAACTGGCCTTTCTGGCCTGTTTCTTGCTTTTATTCCGTACCACCTGCCAGTCTCTTGAAGGTCTGGCTAAGCTATATCTTGCCTGTTTCCCCTACTTGACTGAACGCCATTAGAGCAGGAGTGTTATTTATTCCCTCTGTATTTCCAACACAGAGAATGACTTGACACAGAGAGCTCTCAATGAAGActccagtagctgatggaagACCCTCCCTGGGTAGACACACAAGAACCAAGAGTTACTTGGTGAGAGGCAGAAGTGTCCTAAGCTCTGTTGAAAGAAAAGGGTGGTACATCAGGATTGTAAAGATCTGCCTTCTCCTAAAATGACTAGAAAGCGGACTGAAAATCAGAACCTGAACTTCAGCAGCCTATGTTGGAGGGTCAGATGGGAGATGCTGAAGGCCCAAGCTAAAGCAGAAGTTAAAGGACAAGAACAGGGAATGTAGAGCTAGGAGTCTTCTGCTAGGGGTACAGaggaacagccagggccacagggCAGAATGAGTCAGATTCTTGACTAGAGCAAGTTGTGAGTCCTTCAGAGTTACTGTGGCCTGGTTTCTGTTGCCTGCCCTTGGACATTTATTCATCTAGCTGAATGTGTAAGGCCGTGTACAACATGAggacagtacttttttttttcaactatttattttatgagtagtgttctgcctgcgtgtatgcctgcaggccaggagagggcaccagacttcattacagataagtgtgagccatcatgtagttgctgggaattgaactcaggacctctagaagagcagccagtgctcttaaccactgagccatctctccagcccaaggacagTATGTTTAAGTCACAATCATAACTCGTGACAGTTTGGACCTAGGATGTCATGTTCagcctcgtcccgcaaggatgacatgacacccggagctcttcctgctagcagtttattcaggacctttttttttaacaattgtatttctctctcctctttctcttcccctctctccctgggcaaacctctcccagcccttaaaaaggcacaggccggcaaccccggattgccaggtgggcactgcccataggtccacgcatatgcaagcagctgacactTATTGCCtgatcaggccttagccataatagGAGTCAGGTCTTAGTCAatattaggagctgattatcagatgtggctccatgcagctcgctacactAGGACAAACTGCAGAGATTAGTTTACACTCTTCCAGAAGATTGTATTTAGAGTTAATTAGGGTAGACTTTCgatctgacctctacaggcacctacaatcatgtacacatacacacatgtaaaatgaaatctgAGAATTCAGAACTTTTGGCAGTTACTAATTTCCCTCATTGATTCTCCATCTCTGGGATTAAAATGATTATCAATTAGTTTAGACAAATGcttccagaaataaaatatagatcGGACATTGAAAGGATTTCCTGAGAACTACTCCTGCTTTGGTATGAATTGATTGAGACTATCAAATAACCTTTGAACTCTTCTATAAAATGGGAGATTTAATCTACTGTGATTCTTAGtttagccagggctgcatagtgagtgaGACcctggagagatagagagagatatcACTTTTAGTAAATATAGATGccagaatattttaaatgaagggaTGTTTTGAAGGAAGAACTTGGTGACTGAAGCTTTAGTGCTCAGTACCTTTCCAGAATGTTCAGTGCCCGTTGAGGAATTTACTGAGTTAAATTGGGCCATTCTAAACAGATTTGGATAATGgggaaatagagaaaacaaaaactcttcATTCAAGAAGTTTGGAAGCTGAAACAGGAATATTAGAAAATCAAGACCTGCCAGGATGTAGAAAGTGCTCAAGTCCAGTCTGCCTCAAAAATTATGTCtgtaaattaacaaaaattaaaaggccAGGGCTGAAGTTTAGTGGATGATTGCCATGTGTGAgaagcctgagttcagttcctggcatcaGAAC contains:
- the Mblac2 gene encoding metallo-beta-lactamase domain-containing protein 2 — protein: MSALEWYAHKSLGDGIFWIQERFYESGNRANIWLVRGSEQDVVIDTGLGLRSLPEYLYSSGLLQDCGAKEDAGRRPLLAVATHVHFDHSGGLYQFDQVAVHRAEAEALARGDNFETVTWLSDSEVVRAPSPGWRARQFRVQAVQPTLILQDGDVINLGDRQLTVMHMPGHSRGSICLHDKDRKVLFSGDVVYDGSLIDWLPYSRISDYVGTCERLIELVDSGLVEKVLPGHFNTFGAERLFRLASNYISKAGICHKVSTFAMRSLASLALRITNSRTSP